The sequence below is a genomic window from Harmonia axyridis chromosome 1, icHarAxyr1.1, whole genome shotgun sequence.
CCCCATACCAATAAATGGGGCAGCAAAGGATATCATAATGCTATGATATGTTCAGTCATTCCTCCAAATGGTGAAAATAATACTCAAGTAATGTATTAAACATAATGTTTTAACTTAAATCGAATTATCCATTTTCAGGTTAGAGTACTGTTTGTGAATCCAACTCATGAAGAAATGTTACCATGTCCTTATTACTTTGAAACTGACTGTAAATTTTCGGaagaaaaatgtaaattttctcaTGGTGAGATAGTACCCCTGTCTGACATACAAGAATTTACTGAGCCTGACTTTGCATCACTACAAACAGGTAGTGCAGTATTAGCActtcaaaaaaataaactttgggGTAGGGCTAAAATCACAAGGATTCTTGAAGATTCTTGCGTGGTGAAATTTGAAACGGTCAAAATAGAAATGGAATTGCCGTTCAAAGAAATTTTACCTATGACAGATGATAACCACGATTCTGAAGGAAGTGATGAGGAACCCAGCATTGAGGGGGTAGAGATAGATCAGGATGTTGTGAATATGAGTTTGGTGAACACTCCTACCGATGGCCCACTTGGCGATTGGGAAAAATTCACAAAAGTGAGTATGCAGCATAGTCTTGAAGTTGGTTAAAAATTAAGCCATATATTTCTctcaaacaaataaaaattttgctCAGGTAAAAAGATATAGAGAGTTagtttttcctttatagttttctACAACTAAGAGCCATATTCTTCAAttaccattttttttctattcatgattttttccaagttAAAGCCCTGCCGATTAATGAAACTGTATGAAATTAGCAAAAATAAAGCAGTAAGAGGTTATTAAATGTCACGATTAGAATACCCAATCATTTGAAGAATCATTTAGGGTTTTTTATACTACAAAGCAATATTTTTAGGGAATAGGTTCAAAGCTCATGCAAAAAATGGGATATGTTGTTGGTACAGGCCTTGGAAAAAGGTCAAATGGAAGGATTGAACCAGTAACTGCAGTTGTGTTACCCCCTAGAAAATCATTAGGTACTCTatacattttatattttctgtaaATACAAACGggtgaaatttttcagattactGTATGGGTCTAAGGGAAAAACACGGAGGTGACAAGAACTTTTTcagtatagaaaaaaaattggaaaaaaagaaGCGAAGACAAGAAAAacgaaacgaaaaaaaacgaaaaagggCGCTAAAAAAGGCACTTAAAAAGGAGCAGAAGAGAGAAGATGTATTCAAATTCTTGAACGAAACCCTTACCAATGAGTGCAGCAGCTCTTCCACTGTGTACAACAAAACAGAACACAGACGTGAAATTAAAGGTTCATCATGTAGAAATTTGAATGTGGAAAGTTTTAAAACagaagaaaacataaaaaagacAGAAAAAGATATAAATTTGATTAAAGAATCTTTGTCAAGACACACAGACACCAATTCTTTGATGCATAAAAATCTAAAACAGAGGCTGAATTCTACTTTGAGCCAGTTGTCGGATTTGCAAAATCAAGCCCAAAATATCAAAAACGAACAGGACAACAGGAAGGACAAGAAAAAACTGACTGTGTTTTGAACCGTTTACAGTTTTATTACATTCGTATACATAGTGATCAAAGAAATTCATTTATCCATACCAACAATATCGAAGAATTTCTTACACCTAATTACTTTccttaaattattttaaaaaataaataaattatttcaattgttttcagtAGTTTGTCTTGTAGTACTTTTTCTGTCTGCTATTGCACAAATTGATCACTGAAACAAGTCTTGATAGACAGTTGATTATATTACAAAGCTAAAGAAAAACAAGCAGCATAATTTTTGAGCCGGTTATGGCCCTAAATAATTTTTGGAAGTTTTGATTGCaacaaattcaaaacatttcctACAAGATCCTGCAATGAAAACAAAACCACTTAACTAATCTTAATTACCACAAAAGTCTTGAATTAAACACAAGAGTCTTCCACATTAATACTGTCCAATTTGCAAAAATAATAAAGTCAGcttataaataagaaaaatcttataaaaatgctgtgtaaaaataataaataaagtaTCAAGCGATAGGCTATTTGACAGTCTAAAATTTGTCCTTTTTAgtaaaatctttttttcataACGACATACATTAATTTGACGAAGTTACAAGATATgcaagaaaaaagtctaaaaacTTATGATGgcgtcaatttgaagtaaacacATGTGCCACTTGCACTTTTATTACTTTGTTTCAAGTGTTTTGCcatgaattttaatattaaaatatgatACCTATTTTGAGAATTTGAACAGATTCATTTTAGTAGTAGACTGAATAATTATCGAAACCTACACCAACATTAAATTCTAACCCCAAACttcatattgaaataattttctcataGGAAAACAGTTgaaacaataatgaaaaaatacactttcTTATAACACTAGATTGTTTATATATCCAAGTCATATCACTGCAGCCATGTTGGGTTGAATCAAccttttttgagaaatatttatgtGTACAAAAAACACTAAATAATTCGAgaggatttgaaaaatttatcaaatagcCTATAAACTTGTTAAAAATTCCAATTTAAACATCAGATAAGTTgaatacaaaataatttcctGACATCAATTCTCATTCTTTGAATTCATATGTTTAAACTAACAAAAAGCTACCTTAAAGTACTAATATTACTAGTACAAAAGACTCCACAAAGCCTTAAATCAATACTGGAGATTTCTAAGGTGAATTCATGGGATCATATCGGGAATCATATGCTGGGCTTTGATCGTATGAGCTTCCCATGGAATAACCAACACCATCAGCACCCGGAGACATCATAGAAGTAGGGGTACCATCACCAAATGGTGAAACTCCTGCTGCTTTCTTAGCTGCATATAAGTTAGCTTCTTCTTGTGCCTTACTTATGTTTTTCTTGTATCTAATTCTTTTATTGCCAAACCAATTAGAAACCTGACTTATGGTGATGTTACACCTTCGTGCCAACTCTTCTTTAGCTTCTTCACTGGGATATGGATTTGAAAGGTGGGAGTAGAAGTATTCGTTCAGTATTTCAGATGCTTGCTTACTGAAATTTCTTCGTTTTCTCCTAGCATCTAAGAATCTAGATCTTAGAATCATTACAGCTTCACATGTAGATTGTTTTAATTGGACCTGGATAGAACTGAATTTCTTATGGATTATTTGAACCATTCTTTCTATCTCCTTGGGTGTTACTGGTCTAGTGCGGGATTGTTCCCTTAAAAGATTCATAACATGATTTGTAAATTCAGTGCATGCCTGGTTATATTTTTCTAACTCTTGCTGATATATTTGTCGAATTTGAGCCAATTTAGCTCTGTAATCTGAATGTTCTATTGCACTGTCAGACTGAATACTTTGAGCGCCTGTTATTGCTTGGCTCGAGTTCTTTTCAGGACCTGAGACACCTTCTGCTATCAACATGTTATCCAATCTCATCAACTGCGGATCTGGAGGATCATCATCCTGTACATTTCTTAAAGACAATACggttttttcctttatttcgcAGAGGACTGAAAAAAGAGCAGGTTTCATTCGATGACTGTTCAATGTATGCTTTCTTGCTTGGGCTTCGTCTAAGTTTTGGTCAGTGATACTCATAATCTGCTGCAAAATGTCGAGAATATCATGTTGTTTAACACCATCATTCTCGTTAGATCCATCGTTGTGATTATTCAAGCCATAGGGATGAGATCCAATGAGTCCTCCATGTGTCAACATTCTTGTTTGTTCGTCCATTATAATTTGTAGTGGGTATATAAAAGAGGGCTTCTGAAGAACACTAGTACATTAAGACGACACTGTACGTGATAATCTGAACTAAATTGATATTTACTAATTGTTCActaaataatcaataaaattaactgTGTAGTAAACTGCTAATGGGCATCAAGAAGCCCTGATGCCCAATAAATAATGAAACGTCAAAGACGtccacagataacagagtagaacAGAGAAGACGTCAAACAAGTTATTaaccacagaacactaaatatCAAACCACAGAATCTTGTTGCCAACATTCCTActcaaaaaagaaaacaaattataaaaaaacgaaaatctCTTGCGagtttattttatgaaaatgttaTAAAACTTCCTAATTATTTGGTAATTAGCTTCAAATTAACGAAGATAATACTTgttgaattaattaataataataatatttacagTCCCTTTCATTTGATGTTTTACAGTTGGTGACTATGATAGTTCTTTTTGTGATATTCTTTATTAATATTCTGTTTTTAAAAACCGCGTAATTCAAAAAACGTAACAATATACgtaccaattaaaaaaaaacttgttaaTTATCTGATCTGAAAAAGAATATCtcaaagaaaaacataatatgCAAATATACACCATCTTTATtatatatcatttattttttgctTCTCTACCTCTCGcacaaaaattcaaatacatttatttcttcagaatatttgatgatattgacTGATTGCTTTATTGATCATATTTTATTTAAGAAAACTGAAGTGTTCCTCAACCCACAACTTCCATTCAAACCTCCTTCTGGTATCCTGTACTCaagattggaattttttctatCTGGAGCAAATTCATTCAACTGCATATTACTGATGGAAAGATCCTCAAGTGCCCATATGGCTATATTTTTTGCTTTTCCATGGCGTGCTATCACATAAAAGTCATTATTGGTTTCAATAGCTCCGCAGATAACAGCCCAATGGGCTTTGTGTCCATTATACAAGCCCGGACTATTATTTTTATCTGTATCATAACTAAGATTCAATGAAGGAAAAATTTCTCTCACAGAAAAAGTGTAACGATAACTTTTTGAAAAGGATACGGTACTAGAATAAGACCTCCAGTAAGAAGGTGTTCTTTCGTTTTGATACTATTTAACTCTCCATAGTAGACGTGAGTATCATATTTGTTCTTCAAGAAAAAGATAGTCAATTTTTCCATATAACTGCTGCTGAATATCTCTccattatatgtatatttttgttCTTTAGCATACTCGTAAATGCTTTCAACGAATTCCTTATTCGGATTTTCACAAGCTATAGCTAAGGCAACTAGGCCACATTGGGGACCTTCTTGGATATATCCTTTCAATGATTTATAGGAGAATCTTCTTGGATTCGCAATTTCTGTCATGTTGAATAGAGTGCATACTTTATATAATTCCTCATGATTACTAGCCCAGTCGAACATATTATCATCTTTCGAATTGAGGAAATCTTTCGGAACCAAATTGGGGAAACAGTatttataaaaaacttcaaCATTTTGACAGAAATAACCTCAATTCCAGATTTGAACATAGCAATACCGAAAATACATTTGAGAGAAATAAGGTTGAATAAAATCTTGGACAAGAAatcgtaaattaatggataattttAGAGTGAATAcatcggctcaaatttcgaaaatatttgcaATTGGCATGAATATTGGTGACCGATGGTGACATCTATCTATTCGACAATAATGGAAAAGTATGTCAGTATTTCAAGAAGTGCACGCTAGATGGCAGTCTTATCGTTTTccatttatgaaataattagCAACCATAATTACGTCAAATTTGCACCGAAAATGCAGCAGGGATCCCTGCTGTAttcgataaaaaaatccttGCACTTACCTTAATAtatgttttatattatttatagtaCCTATATAGATATATAATATAATCTCTATTACTTATAGTTACATTGTAGTGGGCATTTTTATTTATCCTGGGTTTGGAAGAGgaattctcaaaatttgaatgagAAATGATAACATACAATTAtcaattttggaattttattaTATGGAAGAATTACTGATATTGGTGGAAAGCggtaaagaaaatttcaaagaccACAACAATGTTACAATCTGTATAGAACCGCACgaggaaatttcaaaataatatagtATTTACACTTTCTTATTACGCGACCAAATGTGTTGCCGAAACTGATTATTCGGAAGATCTACCAATTTTGAAAAAGATACTGAAATGCGTTAtccaaataatatataatataaaattactCCTAATGTGAATGatattctttcaaaaatgaaatcctAGTCAAAAGATTGATAAAAGAATTAATCATTTCTTGTAACAAATTTATAAGTTGCTGAACTTTAGAAAATgcgatttgaattcaaatttgtaaTTTATCGATATTTCGGACgaatttcgaagaaaatgaTTAATTTTACCATttaatattcaccatttttgaaatttatttctattaCGGGTTTTACCACGATATACAAAATGAGAACACAAAAAATGGATCAATTTAAGTATTTTCTCCCTGAACCCTGTAATTTTGAGAAATCGTTGCTAccgatattttaaattttcgacAACACTGGCGGCTTGATTGGTAATGCAAATTTAGGGCCTAAATGATTCAACAACCGAGAATTccgttcattattttattttaagagAATATCTCACTTAccttaaaattatatttttctctCTCCTGTgcagaaaaacaacaaaataaataatttaatcgACAACAACagttaacaatttcaaaatgaaatagatATGTCAGCGAAGGGCTGAGAATATCATAGATTTTTGCGCGCTCGTTTagtaatatttcaataaatttgatctTTCGagattgaaaatataataatccattgttttctgaagaagtatagttaatatattttcgaatgtgatatttttcaataattgaatgGTAAAACTGACTTCCATATGCTTCAATTTTAAAGTTATAATTTTGAACTGACGACCATTTTTTAGTAACTAGGACAATTGAGCTGAATGATCAAAAAATCTTCTAATCAAAAAGCTCTGAAGCTGAAAGTTcagaaataacttttttttttatgccCCATATTGACACAAAATTCCAGCAAAATATGGTGAATAATTTCTGAGATATCAAAACTTTTTGAAAtcataaaacaatattttggaATCTTGTTGTAATACAATTAGAAAACCAAAAAATCGAGAAATTTTGAACCAAGACTTATTTTACAACTAACTGCTAAGTTTCCATTTAATCGAATTGTTAAATTTTAgagttattgaaaaaacaaaatttcaaaaaatcttcgtttttttctctccGACGGATAGAAATGAATTTGACCAAGAATTTTTATCAGTGAAACCTTCAAGACTATTCAggactcaaaatttgaaaataacaaaactCTTTGTCAAAAGAAATGACATACTGAACGAGCACGCaataaattaacaaataaaTGTTAACAAATTGTAGTAACTAAGATATCAATGGTCATTCGAATGAGGACTTGTCTTCTGCGTTTTTATCAGTTCTTTGGTGTCTGCAGTTTTCCAAAATTCCTTCTAGTCGATAGCTTCACCATAAGAATCTCATTTCGAACAGGAAAAATTGTTGAGaagtgaatattgaaaaaaatatcacaattaaAAATCAGATACAGAAATGGTTCATGTGTATTTAACTTAGAGAGAGCGTTTTGAACTtgtagttatttattttatttgaatttgaacttgatagaaattcatttgaatcgaGATTAAATGACTTTTCAATTGTTTCACAACACACTagctttttcaaattttatattttggataaTTTAAATCTGATAGATCTGATTTGCGATATTTAATTTCTATTCTGTAGTTATTTATTGACTGGGTTAGGTcatattgtttatttcaattgatataCTTCATTCATTTAAAGATAATAATTCAAGTAAATTTTCAGAAGAACAACGAAATCTTGATAAACAACAGCATCTACAGGAATTATACCATGAAATATGACATTTTAtcatacaaatattattaaGTTCCGAACAATACCTACCTTTGGTATGTTGTCTCCTCATTCTTTTTTGCTAAAATTTCAACTGATGTTTGTGTGATTGTCTTCAAGATTGGATGAATAGAGTaaatttttcaatcattattcattttgaCACAAAAAACTTGTGATATTTGAAGAGACACCTGAAAATGATCCAAGTTAGAGAAAATATAACAACTAGTTTAAATCTTATTTTAAGTAACACTTTTTCAATTTGTGCGAGTCTGCTACATAGAAAAATGATCTTTTTGTTGCATTGACTAGAGGGTACTAGGAAAAAGTTAGACTTGTTCGTTGTTTTCTAACAATTTCACGTTAATCTTTTTTTTGAAATCCATTGCGATTGGAAGATATATAGACATAGTGCATAGTACTGATTCATGGACAGGCTCGGTTATTTATTATCGAGTTGATTTAGCACAagagaaaaatcatggaaaatGGTAGATGTGTTAcagaaatcaaaattattatgtaTAGAGAATATTTTTACGGAGAAGCACGGACATGTAGTTAGAGCTTTAGTGTGCTTGTTAAACTATAAGAGTTTTCATTAAGAAAGTTGAGTAACTTAGCGGTCATTCTGGGTTCAAATTTCTCAGCCTGATATTCATTTTATCCACAATGTTATATGATGTTTTCATTATGATCGTAAATGCTTCCTAAAGGAATCCAGATCTAAACAAGAGCACTTTACTTTAGGAAATGATGTCATTTAAAAAATACAATACTTACAATACTTTCTGGATGACACTGCTATACAACATCCACTCAATTATTTGGAGTAACCAAAGAAGAACGTTCTTCTTGAATGTCTCCGTCATTTTTATTTCATCTCAACATGGAACTCCAACAGTTGAACTTCGAAGGATGCAAAGCTAATAGATTCGAAGATTTGGGTTGAAAAATATTCTGgtattgattttcaatttccaTTCATAAGTTTTAAAACTGTGAAACTGCTCTTTTGGTGATTCTAGAGTGACCGAAACTAATGGGAGGATATATACAGGAGGTGAGGCCTAAAACAAACAGGAACAAGGCTCTGCAACAtaggaaatatataataatatatataattttcagtCAGGAAGTTGAGAAACAATTTATAAGAATCTTCAACAGCTCCTTACTCTACCGAAGGTAATGAAGCATAGTGATTACTTCTAGGTATCTATTTTCTATTTAAGCTATAGCAAAGGCGGAagtagaatatttttttaattgttttttcgaATTATCATACTCTGCTCAATTACCTATTTGTACTGTTTGGCAAattatctacgtaaaattgtgATTTCCCGATAGAAAAACAACTACAATTTAACAATCAAAACCGCTGAAGGAGCCGTCTAAGGAGattcaatttataataatcGAAGTAGACTTGATTGCATTTTGATTATTACAGAATGCACTCAATTTGTGTCTTATTCATTGGTCTTGGAGGCTTTTCAATTatgataaaattcatgttatgaCATAAGACATTTTGCCTACAATGGAAATctgttattttctgaatttttggaaaattgttTGGCAAAATATCTCATGGCATATGAGAACAT
It includes:
- the LOC123671517 gene encoding homeobox protein extradenticle-like, translating into MDEQTRMLTHGGLIGSHPYGLNNHNDGSNENDGVKQHDILDILQQIMSITDQNLDEAQARKHTLNSHRMKPALFSVLCEIKEKTVLSLRNVQDDDPPDPQLMRLDNMLIAEGVSGPEKNSSQAITGAQSIQSDSAIEHSDYRAKLAQIRQIYQQELEKYNQACTEFTNHVMNLLREQSRTRPVTPKEIERMVQIIHKKFSSIQVQLKQSTCEAVMILRSRFLDARRKRRNFSKQASEILNEYFYSHLSNPYPSEEAKEELARRCNITISQVSNWFGNKRIRYKKNISKAQEEANLYAAKKAAGVSPFGDGTPTSMMSPGADGVGYSMGSSYDQSPAYDSRYDPMNSP
- the LOC123671516 gene encoding zinc finger CCCH-type with G patch domain-containing protein isoform X2, which encodes MSFNEYVKQLEQVNLAIQSCSDEDRDELLSLKNSLEELLSLAGENDFDPTESKGQDEKIDDEYALFMEMEGKMCKAPHTNFKAKIEHFKAEINSVSQPDSNAPKSEEDEADLSGFKEMEGKMCKAPHTNKWGSKGYHNAMICSVIPPNGENNTQVRVLFVNPTHEEMLPCPYYFETDCKFSEEKCKFSHGEIVPLSDIQEFTEPDFASLQTGSAVLALQKNKLWGRAKITRILEDSCVVKFETVKIEMELPFKEILPMTDDNHDSEGSDEEPSIEGVEIDQDVVNMSLVNTPTDGPLGDWEKFTKGIGSKLMQKMGYVVGTGLGKRSNGRIEPVTAVVLPPRKSLDYCMGLREKHGGDKNFFSIEKKLEKKKRRQEKRNEKKRKRALKKALKKEQKREDVFKFLNETLTNECSSSSTVYNKTEHRREIKGSSCRNLNVESFKTEENIKKTEKDINLIKESLSRHTDTNSLMHKNLKQRLNSTLSQLSDLQNQAQNIKNEQDNRKDKKKLTVF
- the LOC123671518 gene encoding UPF0692 protein CG33108 produces the protein MFDWASNHEELYKVCTLFNMTEIANPRRFSYKSLKGYIQEGPQCGLVALAIACENPNKEFVESIYEYAKEQKYTYNGEIFSSSYMEKLTIFFLKNKYDTHVYYGELNSIKTKEHLLTGGLILVPYDTDKNNSPGLYNGHKAHWAVICGAIETNNDFYVIARHGKAKNIAIWALEDLSISNMQLNEFAPDRKNSNLEYRIPEGGLNGSCGLRNTSVFLNKI
- the LOC123671516 gene encoding zinc finger CCCH-type with G patch domain-containing protein isoform X1, with the translated sequence MSFNEYVKQLEQVNLAIQSCSDEDRDELLSLKNSLEELLSLAGENDFDPTESKGQDEKIDDEYALFMAEINSVSQPDSNAPKSEEDEADLSGFKEMEGKMCKAPHTNFKAKIEHFKAEINSVSQPDSNAPKSEEDEADLSGFKEMEGKMCKAPHTNKWGSKGYHNAMICSVIPPNGENNTQVRVLFVNPTHEEMLPCPYYFETDCKFSEEKCKFSHGEIVPLSDIQEFTEPDFASLQTGSAVLALQKNKLWGRAKITRILEDSCVVKFETVKIEMELPFKEILPMTDDNHDSEGSDEEPSIEGVEIDQDVVNMSLVNTPTDGPLGDWEKFTKGIGSKLMQKMGYVVGTGLGKRSNGRIEPVTAVVLPPRKSLDYCMGLREKHGGDKNFFSIEKKLEKKKRRQEKRNEKKRKRALKKALKKEQKREDVFKFLNETLTNECSSSSTVYNKTEHRREIKGSSCRNLNVESFKTEENIKKTEKDINLIKESLSRHTDTNSLMHKNLKQRLNSTLSQLSDLQNQAQNIKNEQDNRKDKKKLTVF